A stretch of Acidobacteriota bacterium DNA encodes these proteins:
- a CDS encoding TldD/PmbA family protein, with product MADRLLTLQRCQELFAELLKHSQADETELLIGGGTHSLTRFANNTIHQNVAEEGYALSVRTSFGQRTARATTNRFDAESLKRVVAEATSLARQQQPDAELLPMPGPQQYEPVNRYFEETANATADQRAHGAVAAIHIAESSGQVAAGTLSTGEGMHALLNSRGLAAYYRGSHAEFSFTATAPTSTGWAKKTVPEFREINAEALAAEACRIAARSAEPREIPPERYVTILSPAAVLDLLGFLFYDFSGQALRDQRSFLTGRVGEKLFGENISITDDVYHPLQSGAPFDGEGLPRQRLRLVERGVIKELAYSRQSAKVAGVTPTGHGFPLPNEAGEFPSNIVIAGGTSSIDKMVASTERGILVTRLWYIREVDPYKKILTGMTRDGTFLVENGKVQYGIRNFRFNESLVDMLNAVEMMAKPERSSGEESFPMVVPAMKVSSFHFTEATKF from the coding sequence ATGGCGGATAGGCTACTCACGTTGCAGCGTTGCCAGGAACTCTTTGCCGAGTTACTCAAGCACTCACAGGCCGATGAGACGGAGTTACTCATCGGCGGAGGCACTCACTCACTGACTCGCTTCGCTAATAATACCATTCATCAGAATGTGGCCGAGGAAGGCTACGCGCTTTCAGTGCGGACTTCCTTCGGGCAACGCACCGCGCGCGCCACGACGAATCGTTTTGATGCGGAGTCACTCAAGCGCGTGGTGGCCGAGGCAACTTCACTTGCGCGCCAGCAGCAGCCTGATGCGGAACTGCTGCCCATGCCTGGCCCGCAGCAGTACGAGCCGGTGAATCGCTATTTCGAGGAGACCGCGAACGCCACTGCGGATCAGCGCGCACACGGCGCCGTCGCGGCAATCCACATCGCCGAGAGCAGCGGGCAGGTGGCGGCGGGCACGCTCTCGACGGGCGAAGGGATGCACGCGCTGCTGAACTCACGCGGCTTGGCGGCGTATTATCGCGGCTCGCACGCCGAGTTCTCCTTCACGGCGACTGCACCCACCAGCACCGGCTGGGCCAAGAAGACGGTGCCGGAGTTCCGCGAGATCAACGCCGAGGCGCTCGCCGCCGAGGCCTGCCGCATCGCCGCGCGCAGCGCCGAGCCGCGCGAAATTCCGCCGGAGCGTTATGTGACAATTCTCTCGCCCGCCGCCGTGCTCGATCTGCTGGGCTTCCTGTTCTATGATTTTTCCGGGCAAGCGCTGCGCGACCAGCGCAGCTTCCTCACCGGGCGCGTTGGCGAAAAACTCTTCGGCGAGAATATCTCCATCACCGACGACGTGTATCACCCGCTGCAATCGGGCGCGCCGTTCGATGGCGAAGGCCTCCCGCGCCAGCGCCTTAGGCTGGTCGAGCGCGGAGTCATCAAGGAACTGGCCTACTCGCGCCAGTCGGCCAAAGTCGCCGGAGTCACGCCCACCGGCCACGGCTTCCCTCTACCCAACGAGGCCGGTGAGTTCCCGTCGAACATTGTCATTGCCGGCGGCACTAGCTCGATTGACAAGATGGTCGCCAGCACCGAGCGCGGCATTCTGGTAACGCGCCTGTGGTACATCCGCGAAGTCGATCCCTACAAGAAGATACTCACCGGCATGACTCGTGATGGCACATTCCTCGTGGAGAACGGCAAAGTCCAGTACGGCATCCGCAACTTCCGCTTTAACGAAAGCCTGGTGGACATGCTGAACGCGGTCGAGATGATGGCGAAGCCTGAGCGCTCGAGCGGCGAAGAATCCTTCCCCATGGTCGTCCCCGCGATGAAGGTGTCATCGTTCCACTTCACCGAAGCAACCAAGTTTTAA
- a CDS encoding DUF507 family protein → MALPKEYLGYLVPELVKRLEKSGKVTLLNQPAAVERVHQVFQDEFAREDRLNQEVRDHLEKHNEQIRRDALSYQELYKLVKKELMKKHKMVPMRPEDGTKISRDKSIDLSHQLAKGLITLKQAVKLVGDPNDFRLEILKEMQAILREEYAMDQAVRAKIKSQKREIAEMSEEWDILFRKYYQDELRKLGVAPPAQPSQQALNQRI, encoded by the coding sequence ATGGCGCTTCCGAAGGAGTATCTGGGCTATCTGGTGCCCGAGTTGGTCAAGCGGCTGGAGAAGTCCGGCAAAGTGACTTTATTGAATCAGCCTGCGGCCGTCGAGCGTGTGCATCAGGTGTTTCAGGATGAATTCGCGCGCGAGGATCGGCTCAATCAGGAAGTGCGCGATCATCTGGAGAAACACAACGAGCAGATTCGCCGCGATGCGCTTTCTTACCAGGAGCTTTACAAGCTGGTGAAGAAAGAGTTGATGAAGAAGCACAAGATGGTTCCCATGCGCCCGGAAGACGGGACCAAGATTTCCCGCGACAAGTCTATTGATCTCTCGCATCAACTGGCCAAGGGCCTGATTACGCTCAAGCAAGCGGTGAAATTAGTGGGCGATCCGAACGATTTTCGGCTGGAGATATTGAAGGAAATGCAGGCTATTCTGCGCGAAGAGTATGCGATGGATCAGGCCGTGCGCGCCAAGATTAAATCGCAGAAGCGCGAGATCGCCGAGATGAGCGAAGAGTGGGATATTCTCTTCAGAAAATATTATCAGGACGAACTGCGCAAACTGGGTGTCGCGCCACCCGCCCAGCCCTCCCAGCAAGCCCTCAACCAACGCATTTAG
- a CDS encoding GNAT family N-acetyltransferase: MAWHEEPIGKKHDRESFDCGDESLNEFLRRHARKSHKRGGEKTFLAIDDTDRKTILGCYSLSPASIQYARTPEIARRGLARHDVPGFRLARLAVNRNHQGKGLGGQLLLAAGRRCLLAAQEVGGVVLVIDAKNDRAARWYASYGAISLLDTSLTLLLPLETIEAALNAAGKFGKEYRW; encoded by the coding sequence ATGGCCTGGCATGAAGAGCCCATCGGCAAGAAGCATGATCGGGAATCATTCGACTGCGGCGATGAGTCGCTGAATGAGTTCCTCCGCCGGCATGCGCGCAAGAGCCACAAACGCGGCGGCGAGAAGACATTCCTTGCCATCGACGACACTGACCGCAAAACCATCCTCGGCTGCTACAGTCTTAGCCCCGCATCGATTCAGTACGCACGAACTCCGGAGATCGCGCGGCGCGGGCTGGCACGCCATGATGTGCCCGGCTTCCGTCTAGCGCGGTTGGCAGTAAACCGCAATCATCAAGGCAAAGGTCTTGGCGGGCAATTGCTGCTCGCCGCCGGACGCCGCTGCCTGCTGGCCGCGCAAGAGGTTGGCGGAGTAGTGTTGGTTATCGATGCTAAGAATGACCGTGCCGCCCGCTGGTACGCCAGCTACGGCGCAATCTCGCTGCTGGACACCTCGTTAACTCTGCTGTTGCCGCTGGAAACCATCGAGGCCGCGCTGAATGCCGCCGGGAAATTCGGAAAGGAATATCGATGGTAA
- a CDS encoding cupin domain-containing protein → MELHRFSEVRADGKPYIEFLRTGKLSAGVYRLAAGAADPQQPHGEEEIYYVVSGHARFRGGERDVAVAPGNILFVPALEAHQFYEIKDELEVLVFFAPPERTKML, encoded by the coding sequence ATGGAACTTCATCGTTTTTCGGAAGTGCGAGCGGACGGCAAACCTTACATTGAGTTTCTGCGCACGGGGAAACTCAGCGCTGGCGTCTACCGCTTGGCCGCCGGCGCTGCGGACCCGCAGCAACCGCATGGCGAGGAAGAGATTTACTATGTCGTCTCCGGCCACGCCCGGTTTCGCGGCGGCGAGCGCGATGTCGCGGTCGCGCCCGGCAACATCCTGTTCGTACCCGCGCTGGAAGCACACCAATTCTATGAAATTAAGGACGAGTTGGAAGTGCTCGTGTTCTTCGCGCCGCCCGAGCGAACGAAGATGCTGTAA
- a CDS encoding adenosylhomocysteinase — MAALRKGSYDVKDIKLADEGKRRIEWAGQSMPTLAIIRQRFLKQKPLKGMRLSACLHVTTETANLAITLRDGGADVVLCASNPLSTQDETAAALVKHYGIPTFAIKGENNKSYYSHLEAALKHRPHITMDDGADLVTLALTKGAQYAKQIIGGTEETTTGVIRLRSMAAEGVLQYPIMAVNDADTKHMFDNRYGTGQSTLDGVLRATNVLLAGMRVVIAGYGWCGRGIASRSRGMGSHVIVTEVDPTRALEAVMDGYEVMPMGVAAATGDLFITVTGDKNVLTRQHFVKMKDGAIVCNSGHFNVEIDIPALTKLAKSRRIARPFVEEFKLANGRRIYLLADGRLVNLSSAEGHPASVMDMSFADQALCAEYMVKNAKKLEKKVYDVPKSIDQQVAKIKLESMGIKIDKLTPEQVKYLASWSEGT; from the coding sequence ATGGCAGCATTGCGCAAGGGTTCTTATGATGTAAAAGATATTAAACTGGCCGATGAAGGCAAGCGCCGCATCGAGTGGGCTGGGCAATCCATGCCTACCTTGGCCATTATTCGCCAGCGCTTTCTCAAGCAGAAGCCGCTGAAGGGCATGCGCCTGTCGGCCTGCCTGCACGTTACCACCGAGACGGCCAACCTAGCCATCACGCTGCGCGATGGCGGAGCCGACGTCGTGCTGTGCGCGTCCAATCCGCTGAGCACGCAGGACGAGACGGCCGCCGCGCTGGTGAAGCACTACGGTATCCCGACGTTTGCCATCAAAGGCGAGAACAACAAGTCATATTACTCGCATCTTGAGGCCGCGCTCAAGCACCGCCCGCACATCACCATGGACGATGGCGCCGATCTGGTTACGCTCGCGCTGACCAAGGGCGCGCAGTATGCCAAGCAGATTATCGGCGGAACGGAAGAGACCACCACGGGCGTTATCCGCCTGCGCAGCATGGCCGCTGAAGGCGTCTTGCAGTACCCCATCATGGCGGTGAATGACGCCGACACCAAGCACATGTTCGACAACCGCTACGGCACGGGCCAGTCCACGCTCGACGGCGTGCTGCGTGCCACCAACGTTCTGCTCGCTGGAATGCGCGTGGTCATCGCCGGCTACGGCTGGTGCGGACGCGGCATCGCCAGCCGCTCGCGCGGCATGGGCTCGCACGTGATCGTTACGGAAGTCGATCCCACGCGCGCTCTGGAGGCCGTGATGGATGGCTATGAAGTGATGCCCATGGGCGTCGCGGCGGCAACCGGCGACCTGTTCATCACCGTTACCGGCGACAAGAACGTGCTCACGCGCCAGCACTTCGTCAAGATGAAGGACGGCGCCATCGTCTGCAACTCCGGCCACTTCAACGTCGAGATCGACATCCCCGCGCTCACGAAACTCGCCAAGTCGCGCCGCATCGCCCGCCCGTTCGTCGAGGAGTTCAAGCTCGCCAACGGCCGCCGCATCTACCTGCTGGCCGATGGCCGCCTGGTAAACCTCTCCTCCGCCGAAGGCCACCCCGCCTCGGTGATGGACATGAGCTTCGCCGATCAAGCCCTCTGCGCCGAGTACATGGTGAAGAACGCCAAGAAGCTTGAGAAAAAGGTCTACGACGTGCCGAAGTCCATTGACCAGCAGGTCGCCAAGATCAAGCTGGAATCCATGGGCATCAAGATCGACAAGCTGACTCCCGAGCAGGTGAAGTATCTGGCCTCTTGGTCGGAAGGCACATAG
- a CDS encoding TldD/PmbA family protein, producing MKGYAEHILGLLDRREVSYADVRVIESRERTITTKNGKMGSAVADESLGLGVRVLVNGCWGFASTDDLSRDSLAAVAKRAVQIARASAKAKKEDVVLAGEPVANVTWVSPFQIDPFSTSIEANLDLLLRADAEMRAEKGITLAEASLNFRRARQLFMNTAGSVIEQTRVITGVGIEAHCYADGDIQSRSYPNSFRGQYQLRGYELVGEMDIVGNARHVAEEAVALHKADQCPQGRRTLILDSSQLGLQIHESIGHPIELDRVLGMEANYAGTSFLTLDKLNNLKYGSEIVNVVADARLEHGPGLGTFAYDDEGVAAQSTDIIKDGQFRGYLTSRETASTVGSNRSGGTMRADGWNRIPMIRMTNISLLPGTWKLDDLIADTDDGIYMETNRSWSIDDRRYNFQFGCELGWEIKGGKKVRMLKNPSYSGITTEFWNGCDAICDKDHWALWGTPNCGKGQPSQTMGTGHGAAPARFRNVNVGVAYGG from the coding sequence ATGAAAGGTTATGCCGAACACATCCTTGGCCTGCTGGACCGCCGCGAGGTCAGCTACGCTGACGTTCGCGTGATCGAATCGCGCGAGCGCACCATCACAACCAAGAACGGCAAGATGGGCAGCGCGGTCGCTGATGAATCGCTCGGGCTCGGCGTGCGTGTGCTCGTGAACGGCTGCTGGGGATTCGCCTCCACGGATGATCTATCGCGCGACTCTCTTGCCGCTGTAGCGAAGCGCGCAGTGCAGATCGCTCGCGCCAGCGCGAAGGCCAAGAAGGAAGACGTCGTTCTGGCCGGTGAGCCTGTCGCGAATGTTACTTGGGTCTCGCCGTTTCAGATTGATCCGTTCTCCACGTCCATCGAAGCCAATCTTGATCTGCTGCTGCGCGCTGATGCCGAGATGCGCGCGGAGAAGGGCATCACCCTGGCTGAGGCATCGCTCAACTTTCGCCGCGCGCGTCAGCTCTTCATGAACACGGCAGGCTCGGTGATTGAGCAGACGCGCGTCATCACCGGCGTGGGCATTGAGGCGCATTGCTACGCCGACGGCGACATTCAGTCGCGCAGCTACCCCAACTCGTTTCGCGGGCAGTATCAACTGCGCGGCTACGAACTGGTCGGCGAGATGGACATTGTGGGCAACGCGCGCCACGTCGCCGAGGAGGCCGTCGCGCTGCACAAGGCCGACCAGTGCCCGCAGGGCCGGCGTACGCTCATCCTCGACAGCTCGCAGCTTGGCCTACAGATTCACGAATCCATCGGGCACCCCATCGAGCTTGACCGCGTGCTCGGCATGGAGGCCAACTACGCCGGCACCAGCTTCCTTACGCTCGACAAGCTGAACAACCTGAAGTACGGCTCGGAGATCGTCAACGTGGTCGCCGACGCGCGGCTGGAGCACGGCCCGGGGCTCGGCACGTTCGCTTACGATGATGAAGGCGTCGCCGCGCAGTCGACCGACATCATCAAGGACGGCCAGTTCCGCGGCTATCTGACTTCGCGCGAAACGGCTTCCACGGTTGGCTCAAACCGCTCAGGCGGCACCATGCGCGCCGACGGCTGGAACCGCATCCCAATGATCCGCATGACCAACATCTCGCTGCTGCCCGGTACGTGGAAGCTTGACGACCTCATCGCTGACACCGACGACGGCATCTACATGGAGACCAACCGAAGCTGGTCCATCGACGACCGCCGCTACAATTTTCAATTTGGCTGCGAACTGGGCTGGGAGATCAAGGGAGGCAAGAAAGTACGGATGCTGAAGAACCCGAGTTACTCGGGTATCACTACGGAGTTTTGGAATGGGTGCGACGCCATCTGCGACAAGGATCACTGGGCGCTGTGGGGCACGCCCAACTGCGGCAAAGGCCAGCCCTCGCAGACCATGGGCACCGGGCACGGCGCCGCGCCCGCGCGCTTCCGCAACGTCAACGTGGGAGTGGCCTATGGCGGATAG
- a CDS encoding alpha/beta hydrolase, whose amino-acid sequence MRAGPGWCRMAARPGRFRQFWRLVMRRFLRNSLGTYFVLIALSVSVAISAAAPAQRGIAEVNGTKLYYEVAGSGPVVVLIHGGAVDSRAWDDQFSEFAKQFTVIRYDLRGSGQSASPVKPFSNTEDLYQLLQHLQVAKASLVGISRGGGMAFDFALDHPEMVASLVLISSNLSNVPKAYEDMFERTTEVGKKEGAAAAARVWGLDPYQGPQRKEAVPGVLKIIEENVVRFRHIDGSPAVRQLASSDKPRSERLTEIHVPTLLVFGEKDNVDARANYERWAKGIPGAKRVTFPRAAHLVPIDQPAEFNRTVLDFLSGLQ is encoded by the coding sequence ATGCGCGCGGGGCCCGGATGGTGCAGAATGGCTGCCAGGCCGGGTAGATTCCGACAATTCTGGAGGTTGGTTATGAGACGATTCCTGCGTAATTCCCTGGGCACATACTTCGTGCTGATAGCTCTTTCTGTTTCTGTGGCAATCTCCGCCGCGGCGCCCGCGCAGCGCGGCATCGCCGAGGTCAACGGGACGAAGCTCTACTACGAAGTCGCGGGCAGCGGCCCGGTGGTGGTGCTGATCCACGGCGGAGCGGTGGATAGCCGCGCCTGGGACGATCAGTTCAGCGAGTTTGCCAAGCAGTTCACGGTCATCCGCTATGATCTGCGCGGCTCGGGCCAGTCGGCCAGCCCGGTGAAGCCGTTCTCCAATACCGAAGACCTCTATCAATTGCTGCAGCATCTCCAGGTGGCGAAAGCCAGCTTGGTGGGCATCTCGCGCGGTGGGGGAATGGCCTTTGATTTCGCACTGGATCACCCGGAGATGGTCGCATCGCTAGTGCTGATTTCGTCCAACTTGAGCAACGTGCCGAAGGCCTACGAGGACATGTTCGAGCGCACCACGGAAGTTGGCAAGAAGGAAGGCGCGGCTGCCGCCGCACGCGTGTGGGGGTTGGACCCCTATCAGGGGCCGCAGCGCAAGGAGGCGGTGCCCGGCGTGCTGAAGATCATCGAGGAAAATGTAGTTCGATTCCGCCACATTGATGGCTCCCCGGCTGTCCGGCAACTGGCTTCATCCGACAAGCCGCGCTCTGAGCGGCTGACGGAGATTCACGTACCCACGCTACTCGTCTTCGGCGAAAAGGACAACGTCGACGCGCGCGCCAACTACGAGCGCTGGGCCAAGGGCATCCCCGGCGCAAAGCGAGTGACGTTCCCTCGTGCCGCGCATCTCGTGCCCATTGACCAGCCCGCGGAGTTCAATCGCACGGTGCTGGACTTCCTGAGTGGCTTGCAGTAG
- a CDS encoding peptidase M48 — translation MRNRKHFLNIFLSLILLAAVAAPSSLLAQKKADLKTEPKSDPKKDKADVEKIGEREVGKGMNFYSIEEEIALGKQLAQQVEQSSQLVQDPVIAEYVNRLGQNVVRNSDAQVPFTIKVIDSDDVNAFALPGGFFYVNTGLILAAENEAELAGVMAHEIAHVAARHGTKNASKAELANWLSLPLIFIGGPIGYGIQSAAGLLIPMKFLQFSRGSEREADYLGLQYLYKSGYDPDAFISFFEKIQAREKNRPGSLSKAFSTHPMTPERIDAAQSEISTVLPSRDEHVITTGEFARIHARLKSLVNRGRVEEAEADKDRPTLRRKTTGKIPDAGTTDGTAGDSKTNSDTGTTEEKDEEARPTLKRR, via the coding sequence ATGAGGAACCGCAAACATTTTCTTAACATTTTCCTGTCGCTGATTCTGCTAGCAGCCGTGGCTGCGCCATCGAGCCTGCTCGCGCAGAAGAAGGCTGACTTGAAGACAGAACCGAAGTCTGATCCCAAAAAGGATAAGGCGGATGTCGAGAAGATTGGCGAGCGCGAAGTCGGCAAGGGCATGAACTTTTACTCCATTGAGGAAGAGATCGCGCTCGGCAAGCAGCTTGCGCAGCAGGTGGAGCAGTCCTCGCAGTTGGTGCAGGACCCGGTCATCGCCGAGTACGTCAATCGCTTGGGCCAGAACGTCGTGCGCAACTCGGACGCGCAGGTGCCCTTCACCATCAAGGTGATTGATTCCGATGACGTCAACGCCTTCGCCCTGCCCGGCGGATTTTTCTACGTCAACACCGGCCTGATACTGGCGGCGGAAAATGAAGCGGAGTTGGCGGGCGTGATGGCTCACGAGATCGCCCATGTGGCCGCGCGACACGGCACTAAGAATGCCAGCAAGGCGGAGTTGGCCAATTGGCTGAGCCTGCCGCTGATCTTCATTGGCGGGCCGATTGGCTATGGCATACAGTCGGCGGCCGGCCTGCTGATTCCCATGAAATTCCTGCAATTTTCCCGCGGCTCAGAGCGTGAAGCGGATTATCTCGGCTTGCAGTACCTCTACAAATCCGGCTATGACCCGGATGCGTTTATCAGTTTCTTCGAGAAGATTCAGGCGCGGGAAAAGAACCGGCCCGGATCGCTCTCCAAAGCCTTCTCAACTCATCCCATGACCCCGGAGCGCATTGACGCGGCGCAGAGCGAGATCAGCACGGTGCTGCCGAGCCGCGACGAGCACGTGATCACCACCGGAGAATTCGCGCGCATTCATGCGCGCCTGAAGTCGCTGGTGAATCGCGGTCGCGTCGAGGAAGCGGAAGCCGATAAGGATCGCCCCACGCTACGCCGCAAAACCACCGGAAAAATTCCCGACGCCGGCACCACTGACGGCACGGCGGGCGACAGCAAGACCAACAGCGACACGGGAACAACTGAAGAAAAAGATGAGGAAGCCCGCCCCACGCTGAAGCGCCGCTAG
- a CDS encoding DUF1778 domain-containing protein, which produces MPRMAVEDNSRMSLRIRAEEKALLMRAVALQDTDLTGFVIHHSLRAAKNVIEKADHLQLSARDSLRVLNLLENPPAPNAKLLAAARALPKRTRR; this is translated from the coding sequence ATGCCCAGAATGGCCGTCGAAGACAACAGCCGGATGTCGTTGCGGATTCGCGCAGAGGAAAAAGCCCTGCTTATGCGCGCGGTGGCATTGCAGGACACCGACCTGACAGGGTTTGTGATTCACCATTCGCTGCGCGCCGCCAAGAACGTAATTGAGAAAGCCGATCACTTGCAACTTTCCGCCCGCGATAGTTTGCGGGTGCTGAACTTGCTGGAAAATCCGCCTGCTCCAAACGCCAAGCTGCTGGCTGCCGCCCGGGCATTGCCGAAGCGAACACGCCGCTGA
- a CDS encoding methionine adenosyltransferase — protein MSQARNYLFTSESVTEGHPDKISDQISDAVVDAILAQDPRGRIACETVVTTGLVFMTGEITANAVVDYTELARKTIDRIGYNRAKYGFDCHTCGVTTAIHAQSNDIAMGVDTGGAGDQGMMFGYACNDTEELMPAPIMLAHQLVRRLSEVRRAGTLDFLRPDGKSQVSVRYVDDKPVAVEAVVVSSQHSESVSNEKLRQGIMDEVIKVVIPEKMLTKDTKYHINPTGRFVTGGPMGDSGLTGRKIIVDTYGGMGHHGGGAFSGKDPTKVDRSACYMARHIAKNLVAAGLADRCEVQLAYAIGVAEPVSIMVETFGTGAIPQAKIEALVREHFSTTPKGIIDYLNLRRPIYELTAAFGHFGRHEPSFTWELTNKAEDLRQAAGIAASAGARR, from the coding sequence GTGAGTCAAGCACGCAATTATCTCTTCACGTCCGAATCGGTGACGGAAGGGCATCCTGACAAAATCTCCGACCAGATTTCAGATGCTGTTGTCGATGCCATTCTGGCCCAGGACCCGCGCGGGCGCATCGCTTGCGAAACCGTGGTAACCACTGGATTGGTCTTCATGACCGGTGAGATCACCGCCAACGCCGTGGTGGACTACACGGAGCTAGCCCGCAAGACGATTGATCGCATCGGCTACAATCGCGCCAAGTATGGCTTCGATTGCCACACCTGTGGCGTAACCACCGCCATCCACGCGCAGTCGAACGACATCGCCATGGGCGTTGACACCGGCGGCGCCGGCGACCAGGGCATGATGTTCGGCTACGCCTGCAATGACACCGAAGAGTTGATGCCCGCGCCCATCATGCTGGCGCACCAGCTTGTGCGCCGCCTCTCCGAGGTGCGCCGCGCCGGCACGCTCGACTTTCTCCGTCCCGACGGCAAGTCGCAAGTTTCGGTGCGCTATGTGGACGACAAGCCCGTGGCCGTCGAGGCCGTGGTGGTCTCCTCGCAGCACAGCGAGTCGGTATCCAATGAAAAGCTGCGCCAGGGCATCATGGACGAAGTCATCAAGGTCGTCATCCCCGAGAAGATGCTCACCAAGGACACCAAGTACCACATCAACCCCACCGGACGCTTCGTAACCGGCGGACCCATGGGCGATAGCGGCCTCACCGGGCGCAAGATCATCGTAGACACTTACGGCGGCATGGGCCATCACGGCGGCGGCGCGTTCTCCGGCAAAGATCCGACTAAGGTGGATCGCTCGGCCTGCTACATGGCGCGGCACATCGCCAAGAATCTGGTGGCGGCTGGCCTGGCCGATCGTTGCGAAGTGCAGCTTGCCTACGCCATCGGTGTCGCCGAGCCGGTCTCCATCATGGTGGAGACATTTGGCACCGGCGCGATTCCGCAAGCGAAAATCGAAGCGCTGGTGCGCGAGCATTTTTCGACCACGCCCAAGGGCATCATTGACTACTTGAACCTGCGCCGTCCAATCTACGAACTCACGGCCGCCTTTGGACACTTCGGACGCCATGAACCCAGCTTCACGTGGGAGCTCACCAACAAGGCCGAGGATTTGCGCCAAGCCGCAGGCATTGCCGCGAGCGCCGGGGCGCGCCGCTAG
- the pyk gene encoding pyruvate kinase, with product MTMRRTKIVCTLGPATASLEKIRELVRAGMDVARLNFSHGTHEDHARVARLVRQAANEQGKTVALLQDLCGPKIRSGKFKTRKGVELKSGASVLLTSDNIVGSSQRFEISCEGLARDVRKGDRILIDDGLIELRVLGSKKSDVQAEVITGGLLRERKGVNLPGVKLRVESLTPKDEADLQAGIAIGVDYVALSFVRRAADVQRLRSLLKRAKANIAVVAKLEKPEAVEHLDAILAVSDGVMVARGDLGVELPPEKVPLVQKKIIQAAAAARVPVITATQMLESMTVHPRPTRAEASDVANAILDGTDAVMLSGETASGAYPIEALEMMVRIAVQADQSRQDTWSMRRQHRLEDIAETICETVVHTAQMLNVRALVAFSRSGSTARLISKYRPPRPVYAFCDDEAVARRAALYWGVTPFIMPLTLDSESTLIEATQVLLHKRLVAPGDILAVVAGNPAKPGQTDRMRLVRVSA from the coding sequence ATGACTATGCGGCGAACAAAAATCGTATGCACGCTGGGGCCGGCCACGGCTAGCCTCGAAAAAATACGCGAGCTGGTGCGCGCCGGCATGGACGTGGCGCGGCTGAATTTTTCGCACGGCACGCATGAGGATCATGCGCGCGTGGCGCGGCTGGTGCGGCAGGCGGCCAATGAGCAGGGCAAGACTGTCGCCCTGCTGCAGGACTTGTGCGGCCCGAAGATTCGCTCCGGAAAATTTAAGACTCGCAAAGGAGTGGAGCTGAAGAGCGGCGCAAGCGTGCTGCTCACCTCGGACAACATCGTCGGCAGCAGCCAGCGCTTCGAGATTTCCTGCGAGGGGCTGGCGCGCGACGTGCGCAAGGGAGACCGCATCTTGATTGATGACGGCTTGATCGAGTTGCGCGTGCTGGGCAGCAAGAAAAGCGATGTCCAGGCCGAGGTGATCACCGGCGGGCTGCTGCGCGAGCGCAAGGGCGTGAACCTGCCCGGCGTGAAGCTGCGTGTCGAGTCGCTGACGCCGAAGGACGAAGCCGACTTGCAGGCCGGCATCGCTATCGGCGTGGATTACGTGGCGCTGTCCTTCGTGCGGCGCGCCGCGGACGTGCAGCGTCTGCGCAGTCTGCTGAAGCGCGCCAAGGCCAACATTGCCGTGGTGGCCAAGCTCGAAAAGCCCGAGGCGGTCGAGCATCTGGACGCGATTCTGGCGGTCAGCGACGGGGTGATGGTGGCGCGCGGCGACCTGGGCGTGGAACTGCCGCCAGAGAAAGTCCCGCTGGTGCAGAAGAAAATCATCCAGGCGGCAGCCGCGGCGCGCGTGCCGGTGATCACAGCGACGCAGATGCTCGAGTCGATGACCGTGCATCCGCGGCCCACACGTGCCGAGGCCAGCGACGTGGCCAACGCTATTCTCGACGGCACGGACGCCGTGATGCTCTCCGGCGAGACAGCCAGCGGCGCATACCCCATTGAGGCGCTCGAGATGATGGTGCGCATCGCCGTTCAGGCCGATCAAAGCCGCCAGGACACCTGGTCGATGCGCCGCCAGCACCGGCTGGAGGATATCGCCGAGACCATCTGCGAGACGGTGGTGCACACCGCCCAGATGCTGAACGTGCGAGCCCTGGTGGCTTTCTCGCGTAGCGGCTCGACGGCGCGACTGATCTCCAAATACCGGCCGCCGCGCCCGGTCTACGCCTTCTGCGACGATGAGGCCGTGGCGCGCCGCGCCGCGCTCTACTGGGGCGTGACGCCGTTCATCATGCCGCTGACGCTCGACAGCGAATCGACGCTGATCGAGGCCACGCAAGTCCTGCTGCACAAACGGCTGGTCGCTCCCGGAGATATCCTGGCCGTGGTCGCCGGCAATCCCGCCAAGCCCGGCCAAACCGACCGCATGCGCCTGGTCCGCGTGAGCGCGTAA